In a genomic window of Sulfuriferula nivalis:
- the pgaB gene encoding poly-beta-1,6-N-acetyl-D-glucosamine N-deacetylase PgaB, producing MSQLNIRRATICLLTSLAITNYAQADNIDKAIQPLSISAISPNVSIPKGQYVSLCFHDIRDDVIPAVDTDPYATNTRRLSEFFDWMHAHNWHPISVQQVIDAKNGKGELPDNAVLLSFDDGLRSIYSKVFPLLKTYHYPALFALETDWLTQVNQAHSVNYHSENFASNDATVAPDTNTVIYNDLPRDQSGFITWQELQEMQSSGLIEFASHTNDLHRGILANPEGNVEPAAITREYFPKLGRYETDQEFHTRVLNDLRLSSNILKEKTGVTPRAIVWPYGAMTPEVESIAREAGFIISFGLSDSKLNTQNQSLMSVGRLLISSDPDAVAIEAQIAQSIIPPKQFERAVQVDMDYLYDPNSAEQTNANLSKLLDRIKAMRISTVYLQAFADPDGTGNAKALYFPNNELPMRADLFNRVAWQLSTRTDVRVFAWLPMLAYQLPDSAQQQRLSVKIKDAKDQLVVAHGDYQRLSPFLPESAKIIGNIYADLAKNNSGLDGVLIHDDAYLAENEDQSTNEPGARWPNTNEAITTPDLTPRQKTDALIAFGDGLISRMKPYINVSNPFSVARNLYARVVLDPAAESRFAQALEPFIEHYDFVALMAMPYLDGSNEPPAQWLAQLADAVKKSPNPDATKKVVFELQTKNWQTKEWIPATTVKSWMQLLTNKGITNLAYYPDDYINNHPAFQPIYQGFSLSEFPHYQEPK from the coding sequence ATGAGCCAACTTAATATACGACGTGCTACGATATGTTTACTTACCAGCTTGGCTATCACCAATTATGCGCAAGCTGACAACATAGATAAAGCCATACAACCCCTGTCAATATCAGCGATATCTCCTAATGTCAGCATCCCCAAAGGACAGTATGTCAGCCTTTGTTTTCATGACATTAGAGATGATGTAATACCCGCTGTCGATACTGATCCCTATGCAACAAATACCAGACGACTAAGCGAGTTTTTTGACTGGATGCATGCACATAATTGGCATCCAATATCAGTACAGCAAGTAATTGATGCCAAGAATGGCAAAGGCGAACTACCAGATAATGCCGTGCTACTTTCTTTCGATGACGGCCTCAGAAGTATCTACTCCAAAGTATTCCCTCTCTTAAAAACGTATCATTATCCCGCTCTATTTGCACTCGAAACCGACTGGTTAACACAAGTTAACCAAGCCCACAGCGTTAACTACCATTCAGAAAATTTTGCTTCAAATGATGCAACGGTTGCACCTGATACCAATACCGTCATCTATAACGACCTACCCCGCGATCAATCTGGCTTTATCACATGGCAAGAATTACAGGAAATGCAATCGTCTGGCCTAATCGAATTTGCCAGCCACACTAACGACTTGCATCGCGGCATACTCGCCAATCCTGAGGGTAATGTTGAACCCGCTGCGATTACACGAGAGTACTTCCCCAAGCTAGGGCGTTATGAAACTGATCAGGAATTCCACACACGGGTACTGAATGATTTACGCCTCAGCAGTAACATCCTGAAAGAAAAAACAGGTGTCACGCCAAGAGCGATAGTCTGGCCTTATGGTGCGATGACACCTGAAGTAGAAAGCATTGCGCGCGAAGCAGGATTTATTATTTCTTTCGGCTTAAGTGACAGTAAACTCAATACACAAAATCAAAGCCTGATGTCAGTAGGAAGGTTACTCATCAGCAGTGATCCGGATGCCGTTGCAATAGAGGCTCAAATTGCGCAATCTATCATTCCACCCAAGCAATTCGAACGTGCAGTTCAGGTGGATATGGATTATCTGTACGATCCTAATAGTGCAGAACAAACTAATGCTAATCTGAGCAAATTGCTTGATCGTATCAAAGCAATGCGCATTAGCACTGTTTATCTACAAGCCTTTGCTGATCCTGATGGTACTGGCAATGCCAAAGCACTATATTTCCCTAACAATGAACTTCCAATGCGTGCCGACTTGTTCAACCGCGTCGCCTGGCAACTCAGCACACGAACTGATGTACGAGTGTTTGCATGGCTACCCATGCTGGCTTACCAGTTACCCGACTCAGCTCAGCAACAGCGACTGTCAGTCAAAATTAAAGATGCTAAAGATCAGCTTGTTGTCGCTCATGGTGATTATCAACGACTCAGTCCATTCCTGCCTGAATCAGCCAAAATCATCGGCAATATCTATGCTGATTTAGCCAAAAATAACTCCGGGCTGGATGGCGTGTTGATACACGATGATGCTTATTTAGCTGAAAATGAGGATCAGTCTACTAACGAGCCTGGTGCACGCTGGCCTAACACCAACGAGGCTATTACAACCCCTGATTTGACACCCAGACAAAAAACAGATGCCTTGATTGCTTTCGGCGATGGCTTGATTAGTCGCATGAAGCCATACATTAACGTAAGTAACCCTTTCAGCGTTGCACGTAATTTGTATGCGCGCGTGGTGCTCGATCCGGCTGCTGAGAGCCGCTTTGCGCAAGCACTTGAGCCATTTATCGAACACTATGATTTTGTTGCCCTCATGGCCATGCCCTATCTTGATGGCAGCAATGAGCCACCTGCACAGTGGTTAGCGCAGCTTGCTGATGCAGTTAAAAAATCACCGAATCCTGATGCCACTAAAAAAGTAGTATTTGAATTACAAACCAAAAACTGGCAAACCAAAGAATGGATTCCAGCTACAACTGTTAAATCATGGATGCAGTTATTAACAAATAAAGGCATAACCAACCTGGCTTATTATCCTGATGATTACATCAATAATCACCCTGCGTTTCAACCAATCTATCAAGGCTTTAGCTTAAGCGAATTCCCTCATTATCAGGAGCCAAAATAA
- the pgaC gene encoding poly-beta-1,6-N-acetyl-D-glucosamine synthase — MDTLFTNLTTFLSGNNASLSDILFNYAFFYPLAMAWMWIIGGLWYYIRWENRNHGGPDTPPETTSYPPATILIPCFNESINVRDTIAYAVASEYPDFEVIAINDGSKDETKDILDELSKQYSNLRVIHLARNQGKAMALRAGAIAAKNEFLICIDGDAMLHPTALGWIVYHLNSGNRVGAVTGNPRVINRTTLLGKLQVGEFSSIIGLMKRAQRVYGRIFTVSGVIVGYRRSALHRVGYWDENMVTEDIDISWRLQMDHWDIRFEPDALCYIYMPETFVGLWKQRLRWAQGGAEVLMKYASGLLKWRNRRFILVAVEYILSVIWAYVMFSIIVLYLVGQLVPLPHAWQVASLLPHWNGVVLGLTAMTQFAVSLIIDKRYEPKKQFLLNYFWIIWYPLAFWLLSLLTTVVAVPKAIMKRKSLRARWNSPDRGVRPAEDIES, encoded by the coding sequence ATGGATACGCTATTCACTAATCTCACTACGTTCCTCTCAGGGAACAATGCCTCGCTCAGTGACATATTGTTCAACTATGCTTTCTTTTACCCACTAGCCATGGCATGGATGTGGATAATTGGTGGTTTATGGTATTACATACGATGGGAAAATCGTAATCATGGCGGCCCAGACACACCACCCGAAACAACGTCATACCCACCTGCGACCATACTCATCCCCTGCTTTAATGAGTCTATTAATGTTCGCGACACCATAGCCTACGCTGTTGCCAGCGAATACCCGGATTTCGAGGTCATTGCTATTAATGACGGATCTAAAGACGAAACAAAAGATATACTTGATGAGCTGTCCAAGCAATATAGCAACCTTCGCGTTATCCATTTAGCGCGTAATCAGGGTAAAGCCATGGCATTACGTGCTGGTGCAATTGCCGCTAAAAACGAATTCCTTATCTGCATAGATGGTGATGCGATGCTGCATCCAACGGCATTGGGCTGGATAGTTTATCACCTGAACTCTGGCAACCGCGTAGGTGCAGTAACAGGTAATCCTAGAGTGATTAATAGAACCACTTTGCTTGGCAAGCTACAAGTAGGTGAGTTTTCTTCAATTATTGGCTTGATGAAACGTGCTCAACGTGTCTACGGACGCATTTTTACCGTTTCTGGCGTAATTGTGGGATATAGACGTAGCGCTTTACATCGCGTAGGTTACTGGGATGAAAACATGGTGACCGAGGATATAGATATTTCATGGCGCTTACAAATGGACCATTGGGATATCCGTTTCGAACCTGATGCGCTTTGCTACATCTACATGCCTGAGACTTTTGTAGGGCTGTGGAAACAACGCTTACGTTGGGCACAAGGTGGCGCCGAGGTGCTGATGAAATATGCCAGCGGCTTACTAAAATGGCGCAACAGAAGATTCATATTGGTTGCCGTTGAATACATCTTGTCAGTAATATGGGCCTATGTGATGTTTAGTATCATTGTTCTGTATCTGGTAGGCCAACTAGTTCCTTTGCCACATGCATGGCAGGTAGCTAGCTTGCTGCCTCACTGGAATGGTGTTGTTCTAGGTCTGACCGCGATGACGCAATTCGCCGTGAGTCTAATTATTGATAAGCGCTACGAACCCAAAAAACAATTTTTGCTTAATTACTTCTGGATAATCTGGTATCCACTGGCATTCTGGCTACTATCATTATTAACCACTGTAGTTGCCGTACCCAAGGCCATTATGAAACGCAAAAGTCTGCGTGCCCGCTGGAACAGTCCAGATCGTGGCGTGCGTCCAGCGGAGGATATAGAATCATGA
- the pgaA gene encoding poly-beta-1,6 N-acetyl-D-glucosamine export porin PgaA, with the protein MNKKSLNHIGSLRLISASLMISGLFNPNVYASDPVVNTTAARHQAMADARAGHLEAAIKKLTELHASAPNDMVLTADLMVLLRQAGRNAEIIALSQQAPITSLPDYALMPLAGALRDEKKFVGAQHVLADSRQRLGSKAQILYAVVTVEAGQPKEAIAALPPETTANLDGDDFAGMAYVYRMAGNPAQSERLATIALTKDPDNKLGARERVFGLADLGASSMALQYAQQRPKIFTQYELDYLSAEQSALNTRNAYQERRRLDTQDTYRQHNQALQASLAELDANLVKFANEPDLLLRTHYDHIFVLSSLEMMPQAIDEYSTLKPPIPSYVRGAAADAYLKMHQPEKAAPLYEQLIKENPLANVEVYMGLYFSYVESERYDDAARILAHVDKTTPIWHNGQAANVERLENWERVDVDDQLVMDAAYRNQDALAEQRIDALVQNAPRNDNLINTKATIERWRGLPLKSMVTTQQAAIYAPNNKDTRINLANNARDLGQYDIWGKQITSLMHDFPTDNSLQIKSSYEQWQDRSRPSISSEYTYGTSRGNATLVRGSADQELLTTLNSPWTASGWRGFVQQHYIWGDYDTGALNYNRLGLGAEWEWGRKHAWGVLSNDQLTGNHVGVAGGWSQWLNDNWQYTIAGDTYSTDTPLRAKEVGLSGKSIGAGLIWRQNESRNAYMNLTMLDISDGNKRIDFSTGISQRLWANAHHITTGGIDLDAERNTHTSPNDNYFNPASTEGASLRLEHSWITGDVMNVHSLSTLE; encoded by the coding sequence ATGAATAAAAAATCTCTGAATCACATAGGAAGTTTACGTTTAATTAGCGCCTCACTGATGATTAGCGGTTTATTTAACCCTAACGTTTATGCCAGTGATCCAGTTGTGAACACAACTGCTGCGCGCCACCAAGCCATGGCCGATGCGCGAGCGGGGCATTTGGAAGCAGCCATCAAGAAACTGACGGAACTCCACGCCAGTGCGCCAAATGATATGGTGCTCACAGCCGATCTGATGGTGTTGCTGCGTCAGGCTGGCCGTAACGCTGAAATCATTGCCCTCTCCCAACAAGCACCTATTACCAGCCTGCCAGACTACGCACTCATGCCATTAGCAGGCGCGCTACGTGATGAAAAAAAATTTGTTGGTGCGCAACACGTATTAGCGGATAGCCGACAACGACTGGGTTCCAAGGCACAAATTCTATATGCAGTGGTAACTGTAGAGGCAGGACAACCTAAGGAAGCGATTGCTGCCTTGCCGCCTGAAACAACTGCGAATCTGGATGGAGATGACTTTGCTGGTATGGCTTATGTTTACCGCATGGCAGGTAACCCAGCACAATCTGAACGTTTAGCAACCATTGCTTTAACAAAAGACCCTGACAATAAATTAGGTGCACGTGAACGCGTATTTGGATTAGCCGATTTAGGTGCGTCCAGCATGGCTTTGCAATATGCCCAGCAACGCCCCAAGATATTTACACAATATGAGCTGGATTACCTGAGTGCTGAACAATCGGCTCTAAACACCCGCAATGCGTACCAAGAGAGACGCCGACTCGACACGCAGGACACTTACCGACAACACAACCAGGCTCTGCAAGCATCCTTAGCCGAACTTGATGCCAATTTAGTCAAATTTGCTAACGAACCTGATTTACTTTTACGCACCCATTACGATCACATTTTCGTTCTGAGCAGCCTGGAAATGATGCCGCAAGCTATTGATGAATACTCTACACTCAAACCACCAATACCAAGTTATGTACGCGGAGCAGCAGCCGATGCTTATTTAAAAATGCACCAGCCTGAAAAAGCCGCGCCGCTTTATGAGCAGCTGATAAAAGAAAATCCGCTTGCCAACGTCGAAGTATATATGGGGTTATATTTTTCCTATGTTGAAAGCGAACGCTATGACGATGCAGCACGCATCCTGGCACACGTCGATAAAACCACACCGATTTGGCATAACGGCCAAGCCGCCAATGTAGAACGCCTGGAAAACTGGGAACGTGTTGACGTGGATGACCAGCTAGTGATGGATGCCGCCTATCGCAACCAAGACGCGTTAGCCGAACAACGCATTGATGCACTGGTACAAAACGCACCACGCAACGACAACCTCATCAATACTAAAGCCACCATAGAGCGCTGGCGTGGGCTGCCATTAAAATCAATGGTCACTACCCAACAAGCTGCTATATATGCACCCAACAACAAAGATACGCGTATTAACCTTGCGAATAATGCTAGAGACTTGGGTCAATATGATATCTGGGGCAAACAAATTACGTCATTAATGCATGATTTCCCAACTGACAATTCATTGCAAATCAAATCCAGTTATGAACAATGGCAGGATCGCAGCCGTCCGTCTATCAGCTCTGAATATACCTATGGAACCAGTCGCGGCAATGCCACGCTAGTCAGGGGTAGTGCAGATCAGGAACTGTTAACAACACTGAACTCGCCATGGACTGCATCAGGCTGGCGCGGTTTTGTGCAGCAGCATTATATTTGGGGCGACTACGATACCGGCGCACTTAACTACAACCGCTTAGGCTTAGGTGCCGAATGGGAATGGGGTCGTAAACATGCTTGGGGCGTGCTCAGCAATGATCAGTTGACAGGCAATCATGTCGGCGTTGCTGGCGGTTGGTCGCAATGGCTAAATGATAATTGGCAGTACACTATAGCAGGCGACACATACTCAACAGATACACCATTACGTGCAAAAGAAGTAGGATTGTCAGGCAAGTCTATCGGTGCGGGTTTGATTTGGAGACAAAACGAATCTCGCAACGCTTATATGAATTTAACCATGCTAGATATTAGCGATGGTAATAAACGTATAGATTTTAGTACCGGAATTAGTCAGCGGCTGTGGGCTAATGCTCACCACATTACCACTGGCGGTATAGATTTGGATGCCGAACGCAATACTCATACTTCTCCAAACGACAATTATTTCAACCCGGCCAGCACCGAAGGTGCTTCCCTACGTCTTGAACACAGCTGGATTACCGGCGACGTTATGAACGTTCATTCACTCAGTACTTTAGAGTAA